One window of Nocardioides dongkuii genomic DNA carries:
- a CDS encoding MOSC domain-containing protein — protein MAHLVSVNVGTPREAPWAGIGRTSIDKVAVAGPVDVSRLGLAGDQVSDTVHHGGVDQAVYAFAREDLDAWGAELGEELRDGQFGENLTTAGLDVNESEIGERWRIGDVLLEVASVRTPCNDFKVWMGRSGYDNRAWVKRFALVGRPGPYLRVLAEGPIAAGDPLEVVHQPGHGVTVSMMFRAIFTEPALLPRLLEVDGLAAKVRVKAEAYVAACR, from the coding sequence GTGGCCCACCTCGTCTCCGTCAACGTCGGCACCCCCCGGGAGGCGCCCTGGGCGGGGATCGGGCGGACCAGCATCGACAAGGTCGCCGTGGCCGGCCCGGTCGACGTCAGCCGGCTCGGACTGGCAGGTGACCAGGTCTCCGACACGGTGCACCACGGCGGGGTCGACCAGGCCGTCTACGCGTTCGCGCGCGAGGACCTCGACGCCTGGGGCGCCGAGCTCGGCGAGGAGCTGCGCGACGGCCAGTTCGGCGAGAACCTCACCACCGCGGGCCTCGACGTCAACGAGTCCGAGATCGGGGAGCGCTGGCGGATCGGCGACGTGCTGCTCGAGGTCGCCTCGGTGCGCACGCCCTGCAACGACTTCAAGGTGTGGATGGGGCGCAGCGGCTACGACAACCGCGCCTGGGTCAAGCGGTTCGCGCTCGTCGGTCGCCCGGGACCGTACCTGCGGGTGCTGGCCGAGGGCCCGATCGCCGCGGGCGACCCGCTCGAGGTCGTCCACCAGCCGGGGCACGGCGTCACCGTCTCGATGATGTTCCGCGCCATCTTCACCGAGCCCGCGCTGCTGCCGCGGCTCCTGGAGGTCGACGGGCTGGCCGCCAAGGTGCGGGTCAAGGCCGAGGCGTACGTCGCCGCCTGCCGGTGA
- a CDS encoding aminoglycoside phosphotransferase family protein translates to MPLTLPDGVLAFAARGPAWATWVERLPRLVDDVVEEWELVADGPATHGWTALVLPVTDRDGTPAVLKLVCPGEEEEQEALALQRWGGDGAVRLLRADPGRRLLLLERLHRRDLTEEWDLAACEVVAGLYGRLHVPAPGRLRRQTAYVERWTDQLARLPRDAPVPHRLVEQAISLGRDLVADPASHGTLVHGDLHYENVLAADREPWLAIDPKPVDGDPHSELAPMLWSRWDELAGDVRGGVRRRFHTLVDAAGLDEDRARDWAVVRAAHSAMWELQDHPDAPDRTWLTACIAVAKAVQD, encoded by the coding sequence GTGCCCCTGACCCTGCCCGACGGCGTGCTCGCCTTCGCCGCCCGCGGGCCGGCGTGGGCGACCTGGGTCGAGCGCCTGCCCCGGCTGGTCGACGACGTGGTCGAGGAGTGGGAGCTGGTCGCCGACGGCCCGGCGACGCACGGCTGGACCGCGCTCGTGCTGCCGGTGACCGACCGCGACGGCACCCCGGCCGTCCTGAAGCTGGTCTGTCCGGGTGAGGAGGAGGAGCAGGAGGCGCTGGCCCTGCAGCGGTGGGGCGGCGACGGCGCCGTCCGGCTGCTCCGCGCCGACCCCGGGCGGCGCCTGCTCCTGCTCGAGCGGCTGCACCGGCGCGACCTCACCGAGGAGTGGGACCTGGCGGCGTGCGAGGTGGTCGCGGGCCTCTACGGTCGGCTGCACGTGCCCGCACCCGGCCGGCTGCGCCGGCAGACGGCGTACGTCGAGCGCTGGACCGACCAGCTCGCCCGGCTGCCCCGCGACGCCCCGGTCCCGCACCGGCTGGTCGAGCAGGCGATCTCCCTCGGTCGCGACCTGGTGGCCGACCCCGCGAGCCACGGGACTCTGGTGCACGGCGACCTGCACTACGAGAACGTGCTCGCCGCGGACCGCGAGCCGTGGCTGGCCATCGACCCCAAGCCGGTGGACGGCGACCCGCACTCCGAGCTGGCGCCGATGCTGTGGAGCCGGTGGGACGAGCTCGCGGGCGACGTCCGCGGGGGAGTGCGGCGGCGCTTCCACACGCTGGTCGACGCCGCCGGGCTGGACGAGGACCGGGCCCGCGACTGGGCGGTCGTGCGGGCGGCGCACAGCGCGATGTGGGAGCTCCAGGACCACCCGGACGCGCCCGACCGCACCTGGCTGACCGCCTGCATCGCGGTCGCCAAGGCGGTCCAGGACTGA
- the lepA gene encoding translation elongation factor 4 produces the protein MPPSLPQPGQTDPAIIRNFCIIAHIDHGKSTLADRMLQLTGVVDARAARAQYLDRMDIERERGITIKSQAVRMPWTVPAGNDQAADPGNYVLNMIDTPGHVDFTYEVSRSLEACEAAVLLVDAAQGIEAQTLANLYLAMGADLHIIPVLNKIDLPGANPDKYGAELAGLVGCEPEDVLRVSAKTGVGVEALLNEIVKQTPPPIGDADAPPRALIFDSVYDTYRGVVTYVRVIDGKLTHRDRIKMMSTGAVHEMLEVGVISPEPVKAGDLGVGEVGYLITGVKDVRQSRVGDTVTSQHHGATEALGGYKHPNPMVYSGLYPIDGDDYPTLRDALERLQLNDAALTFEPETSGALGFGFRIGFLGLLHMEITRDRLEREFNLDLISTAPNVVYEVVMEDGTELVVTNPSEYPEGKIAEVREPVVKATILSPSDYIGTIMELCQHKRGNLQGMDYLSEDRVEMRYTLPMGEIVFDFFDQLKSRTKGYASLDYERSGEQAADLVKVDILLQGEPVDAFSAIVHREAAYSYGVMMAGKLKELIPRQQFEVPIQAAIGARVIARENIRAIRKDVLAKCYGGDITRKRKLLEKQKAGKKRMKNIGTVEVPPEAFVAALSTTQPTEKAGKK, from the coding sequence GTGCCTCCCAGCCTTCCGCAGCCCGGCCAGACCGATCCCGCGATCATCAGGAACTTCTGCATCATCGCGCACATCGACCACGGCAAGTCGACCCTCGCGGACCGGATGCTGCAGCTCACCGGCGTCGTCGACGCCCGCGCCGCCCGGGCGCAGTACCTCGACCGGATGGACATCGAGCGCGAGCGCGGCATCACGATCAAGAGCCAGGCCGTGCGGATGCCGTGGACGGTGCCGGCCGGCAACGACCAGGCCGCCGACCCCGGCAACTACGTCCTCAACATGATCGACACCCCCGGGCACGTCGACTTCACCTACGAGGTCTCCCGCTCCCTCGAGGCGTGCGAGGCGGCGGTGCTGCTCGTCGACGCGGCCCAGGGGATCGAGGCGCAGACGCTCGCGAACCTCTACCTCGCGATGGGTGCCGACCTGCACATCATCCCGGTGCTCAACAAGATCGACCTGCCCGGCGCGAACCCCGACAAGTACGGCGCGGAGCTCGCCGGCCTGGTCGGCTGCGAGCCCGAGGACGTGCTGCGCGTGAGCGCGAAGACCGGCGTCGGCGTCGAGGCCCTGCTGAACGAGATCGTCAAGCAGACCCCGCCCCCGATCGGTGACGCCGACGCGCCCCCGCGCGCGCTGATCTTCGACTCCGTCTACGACACCTACCGCGGCGTGGTCACCTACGTCCGGGTCATCGACGGCAAGCTCACCCACCGCGACCGGATCAAGATGATGTCGACCGGCGCCGTGCACGAGATGCTCGAGGTCGGCGTGATCAGCCCCGAGCCGGTCAAGGCCGGCGACCTCGGCGTGGGCGAGGTCGGCTACCTGATCACCGGGGTGAAGGACGTCCGGCAGTCGCGTGTCGGCGACACCGTCACCAGCCAGCACCACGGCGCGACCGAGGCGCTGGGCGGCTACAAGCACCCCAACCCGATGGTCTACTCCGGGCTCTACCCGATCGACGGCGACGACTACCCGACGCTGCGCGACGCCCTGGAGCGGCTGCAGCTCAACGACGCGGCGCTGACCTTCGAGCCGGAGACCTCCGGCGCGCTGGGCTTCGGGTTCCGGATCGGCTTCCTCGGCCTGCTGCACATGGAGATCACCCGCGACCGCCTCGAGCGCGAGTTCAACCTCGACCTCATCTCGACCGCGCCCAACGTGGTCTACGAGGTCGTCATGGAGGACGGCACCGAGCTGGTGGTGACCAACCCGAGCGAGTACCCCGAGGGCAAGATCGCCGAGGTGCGCGAGCCGGTCGTCAAGGCGACGATCCTCAGCCCCAGCGACTACATCGGCACGATCATGGAGCTCTGCCAGCACAAGCGCGGCAACCTGCAGGGGATGGACTACCTCTCCGAGGACCGCGTCGAGATGCGCTACACGCTGCCGATGGGCGAGATCGTCTTCGACTTCTTCGACCAGCTGAAGTCGCGCACCAAGGGCTACGCCTCGCTCGACTACGAGCGCTCCGGCGAGCAGGCCGCCGACCTGGTGAAGGTCGACATCCTGCTGCAGGGCGAGCCGGTCGACGCGTTCTCCGCGATCGTGCACCGCGAGGCGGCGTACTCCTACGGCGTGATGATGGCCGGCAAGCTCAAGGAGCTGATCCCGCGCCAGCAGTTCGAGGTGCCGATCCAGGCCGCGATCGGCGCCCGGGTGATCGCGCGCGAGAACATCCGCGCGATCCGCAAGGACGTCCTCGCCAAGTGCTACGGCGGCGACATCACCCGCAAGCGCAAGCTGCTCGAGAAGCAGAAGGCCGGCAAGAAGCGGATGAAGAACATCGGCACCGTCGAGGTGCCGCCGGAGGCGTTCGTCGCGGCGCTCTCCACCACCCAGCCGACCGAGAAGGCCGGCAAGAAGTAG
- a CDS encoding sterol desaturase family protein, with protein MTDLWHSIPEALRDPVALAMPFFVLFVLVEAVAAHLLEDEVEDGAKPAYDRRDAVTSLSLGAVSVLALSLWKGLGLVVYSVLFAYVAPWHLPADAWWTWAIALLGVDFFFYWAHRVAHRVRLVWATHQAHHSSEYFNFSTALRQKWNNSHELVAWAPLPLLGVPPALVFLGFSVSLVYQFFVHTERVGTLWRPVELVLNTPSHHRVHHGSDPEYLDRNYGGILIVWDRLFGSFQPELHRPTYGLTTPVGTHNLLRLQTHEYAAILRDVRRAPTLRDKLGYVFGPPGWRPESARVAALPATSRA; from the coding sequence GTGACTGACCTCTGGCACTCGATCCCCGAGGCCCTGCGCGACCCGGTGGCGCTGGCCATGCCGTTCTTCGTCCTGTTCGTGCTCGTGGAGGCGGTGGCCGCGCACCTGCTGGAGGACGAGGTCGAGGACGGCGCGAAGCCGGCGTACGACCGGCGCGACGCGGTGACCAGCCTCAGCCTGGGCGCGGTGTCGGTCCTGGCCCTGTCGCTGTGGAAGGGCCTCGGCCTGGTCGTCTACTCCGTCCTGTTCGCCTACGTCGCCCCGTGGCACCTGCCCGCGGACGCCTGGTGGACCTGGGCGATCGCCCTGCTCGGCGTCGACTTCTTCTTCTACTGGGCGCACCGCGTCGCGCACCGGGTCCGGCTGGTCTGGGCGACCCACCAGGCCCACCACTCCAGCGAGTACTTCAACTTCTCCACCGCCCTGCGCCAGAAGTGGAACAACTCCCACGAGCTGGTCGCCTGGGCGCCGCTGCCGCTCCTGGGCGTGCCGCCGGCGCTGGTCTTCCTCGGCTTCTCGGTCTCGCTGGTCTACCAGTTCTTCGTGCACACCGAGCGGGTCGGCACCCTGTGGCGGCCGGTCGAGCTGGTGCTCAACACCCCCTCGCACCACCGGGTCCACCACGGCAGCGACCCGGAGTACCTGGACCGCAACTACGGCGGCATCCTGATCGTCTGGGACCGGCTCTTCGGGAGCTTCCAGCCCGAGCTGCACCGGCCGACGTACGGCCTGACGACGCCGGTCGGCACCCACAACCTGCTCCGCCTCCAGACCCACGAGTACGCCGCGATCCTGCGCGACGTACGCCGCGCGCCCACGCTGCGCGACAAGCTCGGCTACGTGTTCGGACCGCCGGGCTGGCGACCCGAGTCCGCCCGCGTCGCGGCCCTCCCTGCGACGAGCCGGGCCTGA